From the genome of Equus quagga isolate Etosha38 unplaced genomic scaffold, UCLA_HA_Equagga_1.0 HiC_scaffold_1901_RagTag, whole genome shotgun sequence:
ACACTTCCTTGTGGGATTCCACCATTTCTTCAAATGCAGCTTGTCAAGAATGAAATTACATCACTCCTTTCCTTAGAACCTTCAATGATTCCCCTTTGCCCTTAAGATAAAGCCTAAACTCCTCAGGAGATGTACATGATCCTTCATGTAAAGGTCCTTCCATGCCTTTAGAGAACTCAAGTACGGGGAGAGATATGCATATAAGTCATGAAAACGCCATGCTCAAGGTGAGATAAGagttcagagaggaggaagagaagatctGCCACAAGAAGTTAAGGAAGGAGGTAGTTCGTTTGTAACAAGTAGCATGGTATGACGCAAAGAATAGAGATCCGTGTTGGAATCCTGGCTTCACAACTTATTAACCCCTACTCTGTATGCCTTgctttgcccatctgtaaaatgggaacagtatCATTTGCCTTGAAGGGTCATGGTGAGGAATGAATGAGATCATGTTTGCGAAAAGTGTCTGACACCACCTTAGGCCTGCGCAGGTGCTCAGCAAGTGTGAGCTCCTTCTGACCATAGCCCTGGTCATATCTTCCATTCCTCACAGTGTACAAGCTATGACCCTGGTGAATATCTGTTATTTGGTTGATTGACATTATCATAGATATGGATGATGCCCACTATATCAGGAAACAGGACCAATGGGAACCAGGCTGTTTTCACTGTCCCAGAAAGgatcaatttctctttctgagaacCATGAATTCAGAATTTGGCATTTTGAAATTTGACCTAGCAAAAGATAGATGGGCAAGAGCTATGCTTTTCTATCTCAGCAAGAAGAGCCAAAGGTTTGCTAAGGAGTCAGGGCCAGCAAGCCAGGAGACAAAGTAGCAAGAGTGTCCCTGGACCTGCCACGCCCCACTAATGAAGTCCAGGGCGTTCATGAGTCCAGCTCTTTGAAGCCACCCTACGAAGCTCTTACTTCACTGAGGCCCAGCATGGAAGAGAAGTCCTGCCTTAGCAAGAAGCCTGAGTAAAGTCTTTTATGAGGTGAGGGACTCTTCTGAGGAAACATAACAAACTGAGGGGAAGGGCTTTTGACAATCCcaaatgagtaagaaaaaaaggGCTGCCTTGCATGTCCACACCCTCTGCGGAGGGGGTATAAATGCTCCCCAGAGGCAGGAGACCCACAAGCTCCTGGGAGGACTTGCACTCTGTCTTCAGTTGAGAGCCTCACTCCCTCCAGCGCCATGTCTTACAGCTGCTTCCTGCCCAGCCTGAGCTGCcgctccacctgctcctcccggCCCTGCGTGCCCCCCAGCTGTCACGGCTGCACCCTACCCGGGGCCTGCAACATCCCTGCCAATGTGGGCAGCTGTAGCTGGTTCTGTGAGGGCTCCTTCAATGGCAACGAGAAGGAGACCATGCAGTTCCTGAACGACCGCCTGGCCAGCTACCTGGAGAAGGTGCGCCAGCTGGAGCGGGAGAACGCGGAGCTGGAGAGCCGCATCCGGGAGCGGTGCCAGCAGCAGGAGCCCGAAGTGTGCCCCAACTACCAGTCCTACTTCCGCACCATCGAGGAGCTCCAGCAGAAGGTGANNNNNNNNNNNNNNNNNNNNNNNNNNNNNNNNNNNNNNNNNNNNNNNNNNNNNNNNNNNNNNNNNNNNNNNNNNNNNNNNNNNNNNNNNNNNNNNNNNNNCTACCAGTCCTACTTCCGCACCATCGAGGAGCTCCAGCAGAAGGTGAGGGGGTGGCCATCACACTGCCTCCAGCAGGAAGTTTCAGGGAGGGAATCTGAGATATGGTTAAGAAACACTGTGAGCTCTCAGTATGATTGAAACGCATAGGTTGAAGTCTGGCTTTTCCCTGTTATTTTCTTGAGGATCCATCCTATTCTAGGCCCAGGACTGCCAGGTCTGAATATTTGCATAGTGTTAGTCTATGGGGAGGTAGCAGCACTTTGCTTAAATAAGCCATAATTAAAAGCTGCCTCCAAATGCTTCCATGCATTTGCCAAGCTCCAGAATTATTACCCTGAGGTGAGAGAAAAGACGGAGCCCAAGAAGGAGGCTGAGGAAGCAGAAACCTTTGTAAGGATTGGACCattgtctctctccctcatctgGGCTTTTGACTGTTCCGACCTTTTGCTGCCATGCCCTTCTGGGTACTTAATTATCCTGGCTTGTTGTCCTGACCTTGATGCCTCTGGGCTTCTCCTGGTGTGCAGTGTCCAGTGAGGGCATCAAGTGGTTGGCTAAAACCAGAAAGAGTGGAAACCAGCTAGGAGGACACAGTGCCAAGTCATCCAGGATGACTGGGAGGGCGTGGCTGCTTCCTTGACCCAGCCCCCTCCAACTGctggtttatgtattttatcttcCCCACTGGACCGGAAATTTCTTGAAGGCAGGATCCAGTGCTTACTCATTTTTGTATCGTTAGTTTCTTGAACCATGCCAGACAtgttgtaagttttaaaaaataaatgttagtttttattattatcaatttCTCAGTACTGCTTATTAGGAAAGATGATTTATCTACTGATATTTTTCTTGCATATTTCAgtgttgtttttttcaaatttgatttctcaaatatttattgagcatctattgtgCATGGACAGCATATAATAATCTTATATAAGATCTACTGTGATTTCTCATTCGATTCCTTCCATGTACGTGAATTAGTAGGGATTCCTGTTGGCTAAACATAACCAAGCTCATTCTAGAATGTTTTGGATCTTCTAGATCCTGGTCAGCAAGTCTGAGAACGCCAGGTTGGTAGTGCAGATTGACAACGCCAAGCTGGCCGCAGATGACTTCAGGACCAAGTGAGTGGGCAAGTGGggtctgccttctcttctgtctttcccATAGCCTGTCTTCAACACTGACAAACATTGACAAAGCTTTTCCCTAGATGTTTCCACAAGATCCACAGAGCCATTGCTCACAAGATCTCAGAGATCCCTTCTCTAGAttccgtctcctcctcctccttctctgtaaGGTGATATCCGCAATCCAGTATAGAAGCCACAGTCCCCTGATGCTCTGCCATGCACAGACTTCAATCAGGAGAATGTGGGAAGTGTATCAATTTTGGAAATCTCACAGTTGTTAGGCTTTTATCCCCTTAAATCCACTGgctgtttatttattaaaatacaatacCAGTGCATTTTCCTCTAGGAGCTAGCGCTCTGTGTTGAAAAGCTAAATGAACGAGATGGCTGTAAAAACCACAAGCCCCAACTTCCAGTTGTCTGAAAAACCAAACCAGAGTCAAGGCCAGACCTATTCTTGCCTGGCCTGTCCCTAACGCTCCTGTGTTACAGGTACGAGACAGAGCTGGGCTTGCGGCAGCTGGTGGAGTCGGACATCAACGGGCTGCGCAGGATCCTGGACGAGCTGACCCTGTGCAAGGCCGACCTGGAGGCCCAGGTGGAGTCCCTGAAGGAGGAGTTGCTCTGCCTCAAGCAGAACCACGAGCAGGTGAGGTTCACCACAGAGCAACAGCTTCAAACTTGCCAAGGCCTGTTTCCAACCATCCCGGGGTATGGGAGAGGCTCGACTCACTGAGGAATCTACTCTCCAGACAAAAGGGGATTTACAGAGAATGAGTAATCTAAACATGCACGATATGAGATTAGGGTTTTTCTGCCAGAGGCAGAAATAAGAGTGAAGGAAGTGGGCAAGCCCTGAAAGGAGGAAAAGTCAGCAACCAGGCAGTGCCCATTGCCTCTTCCACTCCCAGGACGGAGCAGATGGGGCTGCAGAGATGTCTTATCCCAATTCTCCACTTAGTGACTGGAGAGGCCAGGATGGCCACCCAGCAGACAGGGCTGATCTAGAAACAGAACTCACTCTCGTCTTTCTCATCCAGAGCTCTTTCTGCCATTCAGTGTTGTCTGGATTGGAAACACTGAAAAAACGCTCACCATCATTGCTTGGTCAGTTGCATGATAAAGAAGACAGATATTTTGGGCCTTAAATCCAAGAATAATGTAAATAGTGATAGTTAATATTAATcaagtgcttgctgtgtgccaaaCGCTACGCTGAGTGCTTTAGAACTCCAGAGGTagttctcactttacagatgaagaaattgaggcttctagaagcttctagaagccaTGTAGTGAGTGATATAGATGAGACTCAATTCAAATCTGTCTGACATCCACCTAAGCCCAACTACCAAGTTATGCTGGCTCTGTGAAGAGATGAGCAGTGAAATGAACAGATACTTATTTCCTTCAGCAAAATCTATGCTATTGGAATCTCCAGTGATGTCTGCTATCCCAGGAGGGCAGATTTTGAAGCAagcattctttatttcctctttagcCAGACTCTATCCTTTTTGTCACCCATGGTGAAGCATCAAACATAAGAGGCTAGGTAGTATACTAGCAGAAACACTGAACTGGGCGTTTGGCGCCCATGGTTTAAATGTCAGCTCTGAGGCTGATCACTGCGCTTCTCTAAGTGAGGACTAGTGCAAGGATGTGAAGGCGGAAAGAGGTTGTGGACTTGAAAGCACTTTGTGAAGTGGGATACACAGGTCAGTCATTGAATGCAGAACCCAGTTAATGAGAGGACCACAGGGAATGGAGCTGCTGAAAGCTTAAGAATGACCACAAGGTAAACAGCGTTCTCTTAGAGGAGAGCACCAGGATCCTCTGTGATACCTTAAATTTTGCCTTCCTCCATCAGGAAGTCAATACCCTGCGTAGCCAGCTTGGA
Proteins encoded in this window:
- the LOC124232051 gene encoding keratin, type I cuticular Ha1-like — encoded protein: MSYSCFLPSLSCRSTCSSRPCVPPSCHGCTLPGACNIPANVGSCSWFCEGSFNGNEKETMQFLNDRLASYLEKVRQLERENAELESRIRERCQQQEPEVCPNYQSYFRTIEELQQKILVSKSENARLVVQIDNAKLAADDFRTKYETELGLRQLVESDINGLRRILDELTLCKADLEAQVESLKEELLCLKQNHEQEVNTLRSQLGDRLNVEVD